Proteins found in one Microcella daejeonensis genomic segment:
- the serB gene encoding phosphoserine phosphatase SerB yields MTRFLVVLDVDSTLIEQEAIELLADEAGAGAEVARITERAMAGELDFAASLAERVALLAGLDEGCCARVADRISLTPGAEQLIAGVHAAGGAAAVVSGGFHELLDPLAARLRLDRHRANRLELDDGRFTGRTAGPVIDAGAKAHALREWAAELDVPMHRTVAVGDGANDLGMMAVAGLSIAFDAKPVVRAAADISLPQRDLSSVLAVLGLRG; encoded by the coding sequence ATGACCCGCTTCCTCGTCGTGCTCGACGTCGACTCCACGCTGATCGAGCAGGAGGCCATCGAGCTCCTCGCCGATGAGGCGGGGGCGGGTGCCGAGGTCGCCCGCATCACCGAGCGCGCGATGGCGGGCGAGCTCGATTTCGCGGCGTCCCTCGCCGAGCGCGTCGCGCTGCTCGCCGGCCTCGATGAGGGATGCTGCGCCCGCGTCGCCGACCGCATCAGCCTCACCCCCGGCGCGGAGCAGCTCATCGCGGGCGTCCACGCCGCCGGCGGCGCCGCGGCCGTGGTCTCCGGCGGATTCCACGAGCTGCTCGACCCGCTCGCGGCGCGCCTGCGCCTCGACCGCCACCGGGCGAACCGGCTCGAGCTCGACGACGGGCGGTTCACCGGGCGCACCGCGGGCCCCGTGATCGATGCCGGAGCGAAGGCGCACGCCCTCCGCGAATGGGCCGCGGAGCTCGACGTGCCGATGCATCGCACGGTGGCTGTCGGCGACGGCGCCAACGATCTCGGCATGATGGCCGTCGCCGGGCTGTCGATCGCCTTCGACGCGAAGCCCGTCGTGCGCGCGGCCGCCGACATCAGCCTGCCGCAGCGCGACCTCTCGAGCGTGCTCGCGGTGCTGGGCCTGCGCGGCTGA
- the glgC gene encoding glucose-1-phosphate adenylyltransferase, whose translation MAAPKIFGIVLAGGEGKRLMPLTADRAKPGVPFGGGYRLIDFALSNLINSGLRQVVVLTQYKSHSLDRHISQTWRLSGMLNAYVASVPAQQRLGKRWFSGSADAILQSLNLIRDEKPDIVVVVGADHVYRMDFRQMIDAHIANGAGVTVAGIRQPIALADQFGVIETDPANPQRIAAFREKPKDAQGLADAPHEVLASMGNYVFDADVLMDAVIRDGENDDSDHDMGGDIVPDFVNRGEAFVYDLNHNLVPGATERDRFYWRDVGTIESFFDAHQDLISALPVFNLYNAEWPIYTQQLNMPPAKFVRDAQGRTGNVVDSIVSLGAVVSGSLIERSVLGTAVTIESAEVVDSVVFERTTIGAGAVVRRAILDKEVVVAPGAQVGVDHEADRARGFTVTETGITVVGKGIHVV comes from the coding sequence ATGGCCGCACCCAAGATCTTCGGAATCGTCCTCGCCGGTGGAGAGGGCAAGCGCCTCATGCCGCTCACCGCCGACCGCGCCAAGCCCGGCGTCCCCTTCGGGGGCGGCTACCGCCTCATCGACTTCGCGCTGTCGAATCTCATCAACTCGGGTCTTCGGCAGGTCGTCGTGCTGACCCAGTACAAGAGCCACTCGCTCGACCGCCACATCTCGCAGACCTGGCGCCTGAGCGGCATGCTCAACGCCTACGTGGCCTCCGTCCCCGCCCAGCAGCGCCTCGGCAAGCGCTGGTTCTCCGGCTCGGCCGACGCCATCCTGCAGAGCCTCAACCTCATCCGCGACGAGAAGCCCGACATCGTCGTCGTGGTCGGCGCCGACCACGTCTACCGCATGGACTTCCGCCAGATGATCGACGCGCACATCGCCAACGGCGCCGGGGTCACGGTCGCGGGCATCCGCCAGCCCATCGCCCTCGCCGATCAGTTCGGGGTCATCGAGACCGACCCGGCCAACCCGCAGCGCATCGCCGCCTTCCGCGAGAAGCCGAAGGACGCCCAGGGCCTCGCCGACGCGCCGCACGAGGTGCTCGCCTCGATGGGCAACTACGTCTTCGACGCCGACGTGCTCATGGACGCGGTCATCCGCGACGGGGAGAACGACGACTCCGACCACGACATGGGCGGCGACATCGTGCCCGACTTCGTGAACCGCGGCGAGGCCTTCGTCTACGACCTCAATCACAACCTCGTGCCCGGGGCGACCGAGCGCGACCGCTTCTACTGGCGCGATGTGGGCACGATCGAGTCGTTCTTCGACGCTCACCAGGATCTGATCTCTGCTCTGCCCGTCTTCAACCTCTACAACGCCGAGTGGCCGATCTACACGCAGCAGCTCAACATGCCGCCGGCCAAGTTCGTGCGCGACGCCCAGGGCCGCACGGGCAACGTCGTCGACTCGATCGTCTCGCTCGGAGCGGTCGTCTCCGGCTCGCTGATCGAGCGCAGCGTGCTCGGCACGGCCGTCACGATCGAGTCCGCCGAGGTCGTCGACTCCGTGGTGTTCGAGCGCACGACCATCGGCGCCGGTGCCGTCGTGCGGCGGGCCATCCTCGACAAGGAGGTCGTCGTCGCCCCCGGCGCCCAGGTCGGCGTCGATCACGAGGCCGATCGCGCCCGGGGCTTCACCGTCACCGAGACCGGCATCACCGTGGTGGGCAAGGGCATCCACGTCGTCTGA